The proteins below come from a single Nocardioides eburneiflavus genomic window:
- a CDS encoding ATP-binding protein, with protein sequence MSALPSPDLPPGPHRDLVARLHDLHHRAGWPSLRALAKETGVSHTTVSKTFSQPALPSWGTLELLVEAMHGPVQDFRDLWLAASAPTDDGAPAPAPRIAGRRAELETVRRHLETGTGLLLVTGEAGIGKTTLVRAAAASSAVLVARGNCLPLSGEVPLMPVIDAIRAARRAGRERFDDALALLPSSLQTSLARLVPDLELEAIPVDDQLAGMRQLVALSEMTEALATTASCRLLVEDLQWADLTSLDWLEHHLTHGSEVPLVGTWRTADPDVRTGRLEWLDRVRRTSDVRVIGLSTLSADETVEQVRLLVPGTDDDRAARIHARSRGHPLFSEQLALLPDDTDELPQQLASYLGHRLDRLSGRAGSVAAVMGVADRWLPVEVLERVTGVATRAFRRGLRDLSAAQLVSTSPTDEVALAHPLIAEAVRRRLLPGEARSLHGALAQALTESGDAPEAELAAHWQAAGRPDRELDCRVAAARHAHERLALRDELESWLRALELHDTIGPGDGPPLWIMLRDAMRAAVEVADLVAARRLADRALALEVADEARVHLLQQAGDVLYEVGEHETAMRLLDDAHDLLLRLPPSAGLVEAAVSRFWTLVQAGRTARALRDTEATLTHLAGVDDARLGSLRFSHDLVALVRQGDFEGALAVTEARARASDPDDLTSRLLVAVNATDVLLGLGAAPVQAMDAAGGALLAAEEGGLNDTWVVSLLRTNLAWSCLRAGDVSSAATVLEPVTRRPPSAITWLPHQAMAVVEVRRGQVDLGLARSRAAQREAAHDLFWAQSLCLETETRLWAGDVDEAVRLLDEGLGVVVAADDTRYHGDLLTCFARATADALGATDDVDRRRTAHAAALAWCARARRQPFDAAGVEASHRAVRHQWEGELGRIMEAVDQSPWVRAALEWDRLARPHDAAYCRWRAAQSALRSGQGTIAARLLKRAAADAREHVPLSRAIAATAAGRR encoded by the coding sequence ATGAGCGCCCTCCCGAGCCCCGACCTGCCCCCCGGTCCGCACCGCGACCTCGTCGCCCGGCTCCACGACCTCCACCACCGCGCCGGCTGGCCGTCGCTCCGCGCCCTCGCCAAGGAGACCGGGGTCTCGCACACCACCGTCTCTAAGACGTTCTCGCAGCCCGCGCTCCCGTCGTGGGGCACCCTCGAGCTCCTCGTCGAGGCGATGCACGGCCCGGTCCAAGACTTCCGGGACCTTTGGCTGGCCGCCTCCGCCCCGACCGACGACGGCGCGCCCGCCCCCGCGCCACGGATCGCCGGCCGCCGCGCCGAGCTCGAGACCGTACGCCGCCACCTCGAGACCGGAACCGGCCTGCTCCTCGTCACCGGCGAGGCCGGCATCGGCAAGACCACCTTGGTCCGCGCTGCCGCTGCGAGCAGCGCCGTGCTGGTCGCGCGGGGCAACTGCCTGCCCTTGTCGGGCGAGGTTCCCCTGATGCCCGTGATCGACGCGATCCGGGCCGCGAGGCGCGCCGGTCGCGAGCGGTTCGACGACGCCCTCGCCCTGCTGCCGTCGTCACTGCAGACGTCCCTGGCTCGCCTGGTCCCCGACCTCGAGCTCGAGGCGATCCCCGTCGACGACCAGCTCGCCGGCATGCGGCAGCTCGTGGCTCTCTCCGAGATGACGGAGGCACTCGCGACCACCGCCTCATGCCGCCTGCTGGTCGAGGACCTGCAGTGGGCAGACCTCACCTCGCTGGACTGGCTCGAGCACCACCTGACCCACGGCTCCGAGGTGCCGCTCGTTGGCACCTGGCGGACGGCGGACCCCGACGTCCGCACCGGGCGCCTGGAGTGGCTCGACCGGGTGCGGCGCACCAGCGACGTCCGGGTCATCGGGCTGAGCACCCTGTCGGCCGACGAGACGGTCGAGCAGGTGCGCCTCCTGGTCCCCGGCACGGACGACGACCGCGCTGCCCGCATCCATGCTCGCTCACGCGGCCACCCACTCTTCTCCGAGCAGCTCGCCCTCCTGCCCGACGACACCGATGAGCTCCCACAGCAGCTCGCTTCCTACCTGGGCCATCGCCTGGACCGGCTGTCGGGGCGTGCCGGCTCGGTCGCCGCCGTGATGGGTGTCGCGGACCGTTGGCTGCCGGTCGAGGTCCTCGAACGCGTCACAGGCGTCGCGACACGTGCCTTCCGGCGGGGCCTGCGCGACCTCAGCGCAGCCCAGTTGGTGAGCACGTCGCCCACCGACGAGGTCGCGCTCGCCCACCCGCTGATCGCCGAGGCCGTGCGACGTCGCCTGCTCCCCGGGGAGGCGCGCTCCCTTCACGGCGCACTGGCGCAGGCGCTGACGGAGTCCGGCGACGCGCCCGAGGCCGAGCTGGCCGCCCACTGGCAGGCCGCGGGCCGGCCCGACCGTGAGCTCGACTGCCGGGTCGCCGCAGCCCGCCACGCGCACGAGAGGCTGGCCCTGCGTGACGAGCTGGAGTCGTGGCTGCGCGCGCTGGAGCTGCACGACACCATTGGCCCCGGCGACGGGCCGCCCCTCTGGATCATGCTCCGCGACGCCATGCGCGCCGCGGTCGAGGTCGCCGACCTCGTGGCCGCGCGGCGCCTTGCCGACCGGGCACTCGCGCTCGAGGTTGCGGACGAGGCTCGGGTGCACCTGCTCCAGCAGGCCGGCGACGTGCTGTACGAAGTTGGTGAGCACGAGACCGCGATGCGGCTCCTGGACGACGCGCACGACCTCCTCCTGCGCCTGCCGCCGTCAGCCGGTCTCGTCGAGGCCGCCGTGTCCCGGTTCTGGACCCTAGTGCAGGCGGGGCGCACGGCACGCGCCCTCCGCGACACCGAGGCCACGCTCACCCACCTCGCCGGGGTGGACGATGCCCGCCTCGGCTCGCTGCGGTTCTCGCACGACCTCGTCGCCCTCGTCCGTCAGGGCGACTTCGAGGGCGCACTGGCCGTCACCGAGGCACGGGCACGTGCGAGTGACCCCGACGACCTGACGTCCCGGCTGCTCGTGGCGGTCAACGCCACCGACGTCCTGCTCGGCCTCGGGGCCGCACCCGTGCAGGCCATGGACGCCGCCGGCGGCGCGCTCCTCGCGGCGGAGGAGGGGGGACTCAACGACACGTGGGTCGTGTCACTCCTACGCACGAACCTCGCCTGGTCGTGCCTGCGCGCCGGTGACGTCTCGTCGGCCGCCACCGTGCTCGAGCCCGTGACGCGCCGGCCGCCGAGCGCGATCACGTGGCTCCCGCACCAGGCGATGGCCGTCGTCGAGGTGCGCCGCGGACAGGTCGACCTCGGCCTCGCTCGGTCCCGCGCTGCCCAACGTGAGGCCGCCCACGACCTGTTCTGGGCACAGAGCCTCTGCCTGGAGACCGAGACCAGGTTGTGGGCCGGGGATGTCGACGAGGCCGTCCGCCTCCTCGACGAGGGGCTGGGGGTCGTGGTGGCCGCGGACGACACGCGCTACCACGGCGACCTGCTCACCTGCTTCGCCCGAGCGACGGCGGACGCCCTCGGCGCCACGGACGACGTCGACCGGCGGCGTACCGCCCACGCAGCCGCGCTCGCGTGGTGCGCCCGCGCCCGCCGCCAGCCGTTCGACGCTGCCGGCGTCGAGGCATCCCACCGTGCCGTCCGGCACCAGTGGGAGGGCGAGCTGGGCCGGATCATGGAGGCCGTCGACCAGTCTCCGTGGGTCCGCGCCGCGCTCGAGTGGGACCGTCTCGCGCGCCCGCACGACGCTGCGTACTGCCGCTGGCGGGCCGCGCAGTCCGCGCTGCGCTCGGGACAGGGCACCATCGCGGCCCGGCTCCTCAAGCGCGCGGCAGCCGACGCGCGCGAGCACGTCCCGCTCTCCCGCGCCATCGCCGCGACCGCAGCAGGCCGCCGATGA
- a CDS encoding ATP-binding protein produces MSALPRPDLPPGPHRDLVARLHDLHHRAGWPSLRALARETGVSHTTVSKTFSQPALPSWGTLELLVEAMEGDTTLFHQLWLAASTPTNGAPAPAPRIAGRHAELEAVRRHLETGTGLLLVTGEAGIGKTTLVRAAADTSDAFVAIGHCLPLSTDVPLMPVVDLLGAVQQVDDGQWVSAAIDGVPRHVVRSLARLLPALSRESVEVDDREFARQHLLASITHLFAALADLRPVALLIEDLHWSDLTTLDLLEHQLSRGGGPPVVGTWRVADASTTSEHRAWRDRVDRLTTRVVELAELSCDETLEQLRLLEGRTPDPSRGARLFARTQGHPLFTEQLASQGDEDTAVPRRLAEVLQRRMTGLGPTASAVANALAVADRGLPPDVLLEVARLDRPTLVGTMRELAEHHLLIGRGDVAQLRHPLLAEAAREHMMPGEQALWHGALAASMARRPDADPAEVAEHWRKSGDARAEIEWRVRAARQAHARTSPIAEAEQWRRALELLPAVPDADLDEVDARVAAFDALELGGRLREGAELLEPAMSAVDHLDPYRAAEVLRRMSMSADWLGDDVGSSLALADRALALLQPHGASEGLVKTLDLRANHLLDLGRDDEALDALTRALTACEELSNDTLVLVASATLAWHTACTGDLDGALRILREARQRVPDAVDPRTEAYVGMMHTDALIKHRRPPEEVMAAAETAVAVGREWDMDFHLLTITRANVVEALYKAGRVDEAARTLEGIPTSGSYDHWPVGWMSGQIAVAEGRPADSLEIFTGLEIVGGSEENLLNRTHWIAVAHLWLGQPEPAWSSLSTAVEAVLDDVVVRETGLSFALLARAAADLAVEHPERRRELRTTLTGLRRRAVVDPLAPAAAPITRHAAAATWDAEVLRIDGDDTVEHWTRPASAWDDLCSPHDAAYARWRAAQSALRSGQGTIAARLLKRAAADAREHVPLSRAIAATAAGRR; encoded by the coding sequence ATGAGCGCGCTCCCCCGTCCCGACCTGCCCCCCGGTCCGCACCGCGACCTCGTCGCCCGGCTCCACGACCTCCACCACCGCGCCGGCTGGCCGTCGCTCCGCGCCCTGGCCAGGGAGACCGGGGTCTCGCACACCACCGTCTCCAAGACGTTCTCGCAGCCCGCGCTCCCGTCGTGGGGCACCCTCGAGCTCCTCGTCGAGGCGATGGAGGGGGACACGACACTCTTCCACCAGCTGTGGCTGGCCGCTTCCACCCCCACCAACGGCGCGCCCGCCCCGGCCCCTCGGATCGCGGGTCGCCACGCCGAGCTGGAGGCCGTACGCCGCCACCTCGAGACCGGAACCGGCCTGCTCCTCGTCACCGGCGAGGCCGGCATCGGCAAGACCACGCTCGTCCGAGCCGCAGCCGACACGAGCGACGCCTTCGTCGCCATCGGTCACTGCCTGCCGTTGTCCACCGACGTGCCCCTCATGCCGGTGGTCGACCTGCTCGGTGCCGTGCAGCAGGTCGACGACGGGCAGTGGGTCTCCGCAGCAATCGACGGGGTCCCGCGCCACGTCGTCCGGTCCCTCGCCCGACTCCTGCCTGCTCTGAGTCGCGAGAGTGTCGAGGTCGACGACCGGGAGTTCGCGCGTCAACATCTCCTCGCGTCGATCACGCACCTCTTCGCAGCTCTCGCGGACCTGCGACCGGTCGCCCTGCTGATCGAGGACCTGCACTGGTCCGACCTGACCACGCTCGACCTGCTCGAGCACCAGCTGTCGCGGGGAGGCGGCCCACCCGTCGTCGGCACGTGGCGCGTGGCGGACGCGAGCACGACGTCCGAGCATCGTGCGTGGAGGGACCGTGTCGACAGGCTGACCACCCGGGTCGTGGAGCTGGCCGAGCTCTCGTGCGACGAGACGCTCGAGCAGCTGCGACTGTTGGAGGGCCGCACACCCGACCCGTCGCGCGGAGCCCGGCTGTTCGCGCGGACGCAGGGCCACCCGCTGTTCACCGAGCAGCTGGCCAGCCAGGGCGACGAGGACACGGCGGTGCCGCGGCGCCTGGCCGAGGTGCTCCAGCGCCGCATGACCGGACTTGGCCCCACCGCCAGCGCCGTGGCGAACGCCCTCGCAGTGGCGGATCGTGGTCTCCCGCCGGACGTGCTCCTCGAGGTGGCGCGACTGGATCGCCCGACGCTCGTCGGCACGATGCGAGAGCTCGCCGAGCACCACCTGCTGATCGGGCGCGGCGACGTCGCACAGCTCCGACACCCCTTGCTCGCCGAGGCTGCTCGGGAGCACATGATGCCGGGCGAGCAAGCGCTCTGGCACGGCGCCCTTGCTGCATCGATGGCCAGGCGGCCGGACGCGGACCCCGCGGAGGTGGCGGAGCACTGGCGAAAGTCCGGGGACGCCCGCGCGGAGATCGAGTGGCGCGTACGAGCCGCCCGTCAGGCGCATGCGCGCACCTCCCCGATCGCCGAGGCGGAGCAGTGGAGGCGTGCCCTGGAGCTCCTCCCGGCCGTGCCGGACGCGGACCTCGACGAGGTCGACGCACGTGTGGCGGCCTTCGACGCGCTGGAGCTCGGCGGGCGGCTCCGCGAGGGCGCGGAGCTGCTCGAGCCCGCCATGTCGGCGGTCGACCATCTCGACCCCTACCGGGCGGCAGAGGTGCTCCGGCGGATGTCGATGTCAGCGGACTGGTTGGGCGACGACGTCGGGAGCAGCCTGGCACTGGCCGACCGGGCCCTGGCGCTGCTCCAGCCGCACGGGGCGAGCGAGGGGCTGGTCAAGACCCTCGACCTCCGGGCGAACCACCTCCTGGACCTCGGGCGCGACGACGAGGCGCTCGACGCCCTCACCCGCGCGCTCACCGCCTGCGAGGAGCTGAGCAACGACACGCTCGTCCTCGTCGCCTCGGCGACGTTGGCATGGCACACGGCCTGCACCGGCGACCTCGACGGGGCGCTCCGCATCCTGCGCGAGGCACGCCAGCGGGTGCCCGATGCCGTCGACCCGCGCACGGAGGCGTACGTCGGCATGATGCACACCGACGCGCTGATCAAGCACCGGAGACCTCCCGAGGAGGTCATGGCCGCGGCCGAGACCGCTGTCGCCGTGGGGCGGGAGTGGGACATGGACTTCCACCTCCTCACGATCACCCGCGCCAACGTCGTCGAGGCGCTCTACAAGGCTGGTCGTGTGGACGAGGCTGCTCGCACGCTGGAGGGGATCCCGACCTCCGGCTCGTACGACCACTGGCCGGTCGGGTGGATGTCCGGACAGATCGCCGTCGCGGAGGGGAGGCCGGCCGACTCGCTGGAGATCTTCACCGGGCTGGAGATCGTCGGGGGCTCCGAGGAGAACCTGCTGAACAGGACTCACTGGATCGCTGTCGCACACCTGTGGCTGGGACAGCCCGAGCCGGCCTGGTCGAGCCTGTCGACCGCAGTCGAGGCAGTCCTCGACGACGTCGTGGTGCGCGAGACCGGGCTCTCGTTCGCCCTCCTCGCCCGCGCGGCTGCCGACCTCGCGGTCGAGCATCCGGAGCGCCGGCGGGAACTTCGTACCACCCTCACCGGACTGCGACGGCGCGCCGTCGTCGACCCGCTCGCGCCGGCAGCAGCGCCCATCACGCGACACGCGGCGGCGGCCACGTGGGATGCCGAGGTGCTCCGCATCGACGGAGACGACACCGTCGAGCACTGGACGCGCCCTGCGAGCGCATGGGACGACCTGTGCTCACCGCACGACGCGGCCTACGCGCGCTGGCGGGCCGCGCAGTCCGCGCTGCGCTCGGGACAGGGCACCATCGCGGCCCGGCTCCTCAAGCGCGCGGCAGCCGACGCGCGCGAGCACGTCCCGCTCTCCCGCGCCATCGCCGCGACCGCAGCAGGCCGCCGATGA